A region from the Halosolutus gelatinilyticus genome encodes:
- a CDS encoding NAD-dependent epimerase/dehydratase family protein, translating into MTDAETHTEGANATVLVTGGTGFIGSYVVQDLLEHGHDVVAYDLSTDTEILEKLGVDGDVEVRRGDVSEPTDVIRAVKETGATHIVHLAALLTTTARENPRAGAEVNVMGTNNVFEAARILDDQVERVAWASSAAVYAPPHNYDAEWVDEEELVYPDTLYGATKEYNEHQARVYHEDYGLDHVALRPTVAYGPYRETGGSAFLANIIEKPAVGESYSVEYGDQAIDWQHVEDIAQAFRRAAFTPEEELTQRVYNVRGVLATVREAAETVKSIVPDAEIDVSDDGELPWTQNLDMTKAREELGYEVQYDLESGFRKYINVLREDRGLEPV; encoded by the coding sequence ATGACCGACGCGGAAACTCACACGGAAGGCGCGAACGCGACCGTACTGGTAACCGGCGGAACCGGTTTCATCGGGTCCTACGTGGTGCAGGACCTGCTCGAACACGGCCACGACGTCGTGGCCTACGACCTCTCGACGGATACCGAGATTCTCGAAAAGCTCGGCGTCGACGGGGACGTCGAGGTGCGCCGGGGCGACGTCTCCGAACCGACCGACGTGATCCGAGCGGTCAAGGAAACGGGCGCGACGCACATCGTCCACCTCGCCGCGCTGTTGACGACGACCGCGCGGGAGAACCCCCGCGCTGGGGCGGAGGTGAACGTGATGGGGACGAACAACGTCTTCGAGGCCGCGCGGATCCTCGACGACCAGGTCGAGCGCGTCGCGTGGGCCTCCTCTGCGGCCGTCTACGCGCCGCCGCATAACTACGACGCGGAGTGGGTCGACGAGGAGGAACTCGTCTACCCCGACACCCTCTACGGCGCGACCAAGGAGTACAACGAACACCAGGCGCGGGTCTATCACGAGGACTACGGTCTCGATCACGTCGCCCTGCGTCCGACCGTGGCCTACGGCCCCTACCGCGAAACCGGCGGCTCGGCGTTTCTCGCAAACATCATCGAGAAGCCCGCAGTCGGCGAGTCCTACAGCGTCGAGTACGGCGACCAGGCGATCGACTGGCAGCACGTCGAGGACATCGCGCAGGCGTTCCGGCGGGCGGCGTTCACCCCCGAAGAAGAACTCACCCAGCGCGTCTACAACGTTCGCGGCGTGCTCGCGACGGTCCGCGAGGCCGCCGAGACGGTCAAATCGATCGTTCCCGACGCCGAAATCGACGTCTCCGACGACGGCGAACTGCCCTGGACGCAGAACCTGGACATGACGAAAGCGCGGGAGGAGCTGGGCTACGAGGTCCAGTACGATCTCGAGTCCGGCTTCCGTAAGTACATCAACGTGCTGCGGGAGGACCGCGGTCTCGAGCCGGTCTGA
- a CDS encoding LLM class flavin-dependent oxidoreductase, producing MKLGTGLFTAQQRPDDDREPSDLYSEMLRLSGEIEAAGLDSAWVSEHHFAEDGYLSGTMPALGAMAAETDAIEIGSCVALGPLYDPIRLAEDAATVDLLADGRLTLGLAIGSNPREFDVFGVPREERADRLADLVSFLRSAWSDCDLDYDSAFHDVPADVSITPNPVDETVPIMLGGAAKPAVRRAARTADAWCAPSSLSIEGVRKRVEDIRRVRDEEEISGAFTIYVLQHGWVGDSREEAWETMRDGYFYIQRRYAELFSGESVDELDADRKRELKGQAIFGTPEQVVEELDAYREALGDNIHFIFRTYHPGVGTEATVDCIHRLGDEVAPQLR from the coding sequence ATGAAACTCGGGACGGGGCTATTCACGGCCCAGCAGCGGCCGGACGACGATCGCGAGCCGAGCGATTTGTATTCGGAGATGCTGAGGCTGTCGGGCGAGATCGAAGCCGCGGGGCTGGACAGCGCGTGGGTGTCGGAACACCACTTCGCCGAGGACGGCTACCTCTCGGGGACGATGCCGGCACTCGGCGCGATGGCCGCCGAAACCGACGCGATCGAGATCGGGAGTTGCGTCGCGCTCGGACCGCTGTACGATCCGATCCGGCTCGCCGAGGACGCGGCGACGGTCGACCTCCTGGCTGACGGCCGGCTCACGCTCGGCCTCGCGATCGGCTCGAATCCGCGGGAGTTCGACGTCTTCGGCGTGCCGCGCGAGGAGCGCGCCGATCGGCTCGCGGATCTGGTGTCGTTCCTTCGGAGCGCGTGGAGCGATTGCGACCTGGATTACGACTCGGCGTTTCACGACGTGCCGGCTGACGTCTCGATCACGCCGAACCCGGTCGACGAGACCGTGCCGATCATGCTCGGCGGCGCGGCCAAACCCGCCGTTCGTCGGGCCGCCCGAACCGCGGACGCCTGGTGCGCCCCGTCGTCGCTGTCGATCGAGGGGGTTCGAAAGCGCGTCGAGGACATCCGTCGCGTGCGGGACGAGGAGGAAATTTCGGGAGCGTTCACGATCTACGTCCTCCAGCACGGCTGGGTCGGCGACTCGCGCGAGGAGGCCTGGGAGACGATGCGCGACGGCTACTTCTACATCCAGCGCCGGTACGCGGAGCTCTTCTCCGGCGAGTCGGTCGACGAACTCGACGCCGATCGCAAGCGGGAGTTGAAAGGGCAGGCGATCTTCGGCACGCCCGAGCAGGTCGTCGAAGAACTCGACGCCTACCGGGAGGCGCTCGGCGACAATATCCACTTCATCTTCCGCACCTACCACCCGGGCGTCGGAACCGAGGCGACAGTCGACTGCATCCACCGGCTCGGCGACGAGGTCGCCCCGCAGCTTCGGTGA
- a CDS encoding twin-arginine translocation signal domain-containing protein: MGDDTDERIGNESAETNRRRFLRATGATAAAVGLPAIAAASVAARDDSNDSVTFLKGSYESPVEAAAIEETHKTIERAAARRDGRTTVARSEPAAEETGELVAYVRGRRADGVVREYHGVARSADSVDVIHKRAAQHAAALERAGALLPQGGMSQEVSTQDIDVENMDKIYENHYESAEEPFGVIGTWIDWFHRRDDDRDVNAVRQRVAMEPGWQLWDSSWRNNDGFAETDWADNEVGGEELHDWEPFGTQDGSVSKNVSVSASLSSAPSLSASVSWIYSQPALMVEDHTSFHEDRNHWFFDTNTDATETSTIGIRPGSICYANPPSCEYKKICNVKTIGTFYEDSTFHDHHETFGHGRGLLLRHC; encoded by the coding sequence ATGGGAGATGATACGGACGAGCGGATCGGGAACGAATCGGCGGAAACCAACAGGCGGCGGTTCTTGCGTGCCACCGGCGCGACCGCCGCAGCGGTCGGGCTGCCTGCGATCGCCGCGGCGTCGGTCGCCGCGCGCGATGACTCGAACGACTCCGTAACGTTTCTCAAAGGGAGTTACGAGAGTCCCGTCGAGGCCGCCGCCATCGAGGAAACGCACAAGACGATCGAACGCGCCGCCGCCCGCCGGGACGGGCGGACGACGGTCGCCCGATCGGAACCGGCGGCGGAGGAGACCGGCGAACTCGTCGCATACGTTCGGGGGCGGCGAGCCGACGGGGTCGTCCGCGAGTATCACGGCGTGGCCCGATCGGCCGACTCCGTCGACGTCATCCACAAGCGGGCCGCTCAGCACGCGGCGGCGCTCGAGCGGGCGGGCGCGTTGCTACCCCAGGGCGGGATGAGCCAGGAGGTCTCGACGCAGGACATCGACGTCGAGAACATGGACAAGATCTACGAAAACCACTACGAGAGCGCCGAGGAGCCGTTCGGCGTCATCGGAACCTGGATCGACTGGTTCCACAGGCGGGACGACGACCGGGACGTCAACGCGGTCCGCCAGCGGGTCGCCATGGAACCCGGATGGCAGCTGTGGGACTCAAGCTGGAGGAACAACGACGGGTTCGCCGAAACCGACTGGGCCGACAACGAGGTCGGCGGCGAGGAACTGCACGACTGGGAACCGTTCGGCACGCAGGACGGCTCCGTCAGCAAGAACGTGAGCGTCTCGGCGTCGCTGTCGTCGGCACCGTCGCTGTCGGCGAGCGTCAGCTGGATTTACAGTCAGCCGGCGCTGATGGTGGAAGACCACACGAGCTTTCACGAGGACAGGAACCATTGGTTCTTCGACACGAACACCGACGCGACCGAGACGAGCACCATCGGCATTCGTCCCGGAAGCATCTGTTACGCTAATCCGCCGAGCTGCGAGTACAAGAAAATCTGCAACGTTAAAACGATCGGGACCTTCTACGAAGATTCGACGTTCCACGACCACCACGAAACGTTCGGGCACGGGAGGGGCCTCCTGCTCCGACACTGCTGA
- a CDS encoding M24 family metallopeptidase — protein sequence MDERRFMEGTRGTQAVDWEERIDTRRLREERKERALDRLQETDLGAMLLVSDPNIRYVTGLAMTGGSGADHYTLLTEAGDIVHWDTADHASNQRFNCPWLHDIRYACPGLGNVPRASGSPSARRFLLSTMAETVHEAMNEYGVADETLGIDVGNAGLVRAFEDRGIEVDTEAASEAMLDARKVKTDDEIECLRMVASICEAGFQAIKDAAKPGMRETEVWGEAVSELWRHGAFVGGGYLTSGPNTWPKHQANTTDRAIRPGDLVYADFYNIGYLGYRSCYYRTFSMGEPTKAQREAYETARDNLYDVLERIEPGATTDEIAQGFPDMKGEHADFYDADEHWQLTTNHWAHGLGLQLYEVPLIWRGLSPDHPIEIEEGMTMAVETQEPADRQGVRVEEMVVVRENGVEILSQWPVEELTVIDH from the coding sequence ATGGACGAACGGCGTTTCATGGAGGGAACCCGCGGCACGCAGGCCGTCGACTGGGAGGAACGGATCGACACGCGGCGACTCAGGGAGGAGCGCAAGGAGCGGGCGCTCGACCGCCTGCAAGAAACCGACCTCGGCGCGATGCTGCTCGTGTCGGACCCCAACATCCGCTACGTGACGGGACTGGCGATGACCGGCGGCAGCGGCGCCGACCACTACACGCTGCTGACCGAGGCGGGCGATATCGTCCACTGGGATACCGCCGATCACGCGAGCAATCAGCGGTTCAACTGCCCGTGGCTCCACGACATTCGATACGCCTGCCCGGGTCTCGGAAACGTCCCGCGGGCCTCCGGCAGTCCGTCGGCCCGCCGGTTCCTCCTGTCGACGATGGCCGAAACCGTCCACGAGGCGATGAATGAGTACGGCGTCGCCGACGAGACGCTCGGCATCGACGTCGGGAACGCCGGCCTCGTCCGCGCGTTCGAGGACCGCGGGATCGAGGTCGACACCGAGGCCGCCTCCGAGGCGATGCTCGACGCCCGGAAGGTCAAGACCGACGACGAGATCGAGTGTCTCCGAATGGTCGCGTCGATCTGCGAGGCGGGCTTCCAGGCGATCAAAGACGCCGCGAAGCCCGGGATGCGCGAAACCGAGGTCTGGGGCGAAGCCGTCAGCGAACTGTGGCGCCACGGCGCGTTCGTCGGCGGCGGCTACCTCACCTCCGGTCCCAACACGTGGCCGAAACACCAGGCCAATACGACCGATCGCGCCATCCGTCCCGGCGACCTCGTCTACGCCGATTTCTACAACATCGGCTATCTGGGCTACCGATCGTGCTACTACCGCACCTTTAGTATGGGCGAACCGACGAAAGCCCAGCGGGAGGCGTACGAGACCGCCCGCGACAACCTCTACGACGTGCTCGAACGGATCGAACCCGGCGCGACGACCGACGAGATCGCGCAGGGCTTTCCGGACATGAAAGGCGAGCACGCCGACTTCTACGACGCCGACGAACACTGGCAGCTGACCACCAACCACTGGGCCCACGGCCTCGGCCTCCAGCTCTACGAGGTGCCGCTGATCTGGCGCGGCCTCTCGCCGGACCACCCGATCGAGATCGAAGAGGGGATGACGATGGCCGTCGAGACCCAGGAACCGGCCGATCGGCAGGGCGTCCGCGTCGAGGAGATGGTCGTCGTCCGCGAGAACGGCGTTGAGATCCTGAGCCAGTGGCCCGTCGAGGAGCTCACCGTTATCGATCACTGA
- a CDS encoding helix-turn-helix transcriptional regulator, translating into MPNRTPCRRDPPSFDCLLRCLAKSAPLLETLRDGATYKGELASELGVSKSTVYNQTRELKRHRLVERVSDGYRLTNKGRLHAELYRDTAALSERIYAAGPLLEAVPPEERPPPPVIRDVDVVTTDRNPEAPLNAFLEWVARAERVTGLAALVYPRTIEALRDDLEAGRLSADVVIESTTLDRLADHHESDCRTLIRSPDFAVSVVGDSFPFGLLIADDPDETAGITTYTDRGHLCGFGCIESDESIEWARTVSERYRSRARPIEAAESARVSAILEQ; encoded by the coding sequence ATGCCAAACCGAACCCCATGCCGACGCGATCCGCCATCGTTCGACTGCTTGCTCCGGTGTCTCGCGAAGTCGGCGCCGCTGCTCGAGACGCTTCGGGACGGAGCGACGTACAAAGGGGAGCTAGCGTCGGAGCTCGGCGTCTCGAAGTCGACGGTATACAACCAGACCCGCGAGTTGAAGCGCCACCGCCTCGTCGAGCGGGTCTCGGACGGCTATCGCCTCACGAACAAGGGACGGCTCCACGCCGAACTCTACCGCGACACGGCGGCGCTCTCCGAGCGAATTTACGCCGCCGGGCCGTTGCTCGAGGCGGTTCCGCCCGAGGAACGGCCGCCGCCGCCGGTGATCCGCGACGTGGACGTCGTCACGACGGATCGAAACCCCGAGGCGCCGCTCAACGCGTTTCTCGAGTGGGTCGCGCGGGCCGAGCGAGTGACCGGACTCGCCGCGCTCGTCTATCCACGAACGATCGAGGCGTTGCGGGACGACCTGGAAGCGGGGCGGCTGTCGGCCGACGTCGTGATCGAGTCGACGACCCTCGATCGCCTCGCCGACCACCACGAATCCGACTGCCGAACGCTGATTCGATCGCCCGACTTCGCCGTGTCGGTGGTCGGCGACTCGTTTCCCTTCGGTCTGTTGATCGCCGACGACCCGGACGAGACGGCCGGAATCACGACGTACACGGATCGCGGCCACCTATGCGGGTTCGGGTGCATCGAATCGGACGAGTCGATCGAGTGGGCTAGAACCGTGTCCGAGCGGTACCGCTCGCGCGCGCGGCCGATCGAGGCTGCCGAATCCGCACGGGTGTCCGCGATCCTCGAACAGTGA